A region of Candidatus Roizmanbacteria bacterium DNA encodes the following proteins:
- a CDS encoding DoxX family protein encodes MKQIQRRILTTARILFGLLFLDAGIEKLLNGFSAKKYLEATTYGPFADIFQSMAGSPVVDFLVVGGEIAIGIALVSGVFLWFTAYAGSLMMIMYYFSQFPPKTGIINMHIIYILLFFILAACEAGKYAGLQPFADRIMKQLFRKSS; translated from the coding sequence ATGAAACAAATACAGAGACGCATTCTGACAACCGCACGGATTCTGTTCGGATTGCTGTTTTTGGATGCCGGTATCGAAAAACTGCTCAATGGTTTTTCGGCGAAAAAGTACCTTGAAGCGACCACTTACGGTCCGTTTGCAGATATTTTTCAATCAATGGCGGGCAGTCCTGTTGTCGATTTCCTGGTGGTAGGCGGAGAAATTGCGATAGGAATCGCTCTTGTATCAGGCGTGTTTTTATGGTTTACCGCTTATGCCGGAAGTCTCATGATGATTATGTATTATTTTTCACAGTTTCCGCCGAAAACCGGAATCATCAACATGCACATCATATATATCCTTTTATTCTTCATTCTTGCGGCATGTGAAGCCGGAAAATACGCCGGGCTTCAGCCGTTTGCTGACAGGATCATGAAACAACTATTCAGGAAGTCATCGTAG
- a CDS encoding PH domain-containing protein has translation MRTIHQILDTNETIFWEGKPAFFPFVFNGGNLFLAAFGLVWSAMTIPFLFGTSFGWFIPHVYIGPIMIFGPTLYRFFVYNNIYYAVTNKRVILEGGLVGRDLKSIDFDQITDVSVNVDFFDKIFNQNTGSILVMTPGAFRQTKNGAVPHPHEMDSIHDPYALFKKLKELSHSVKTDINYPNAMRPAENPGYNTAVTVNPFEQKPDGTTTN, from the coding sequence ATGAGAACAATACATCAAATCCTTGATACAAATGAAACGATATTCTGGGAGGGCAAGCCGGCGTTTTTTCCGTTTGTTTTCAACGGCGGTAACCTGTTTTTGGCTGCCTTCGGACTGGTGTGGTCTGCGATGACGATTCCTTTTTTGTTCGGTACGTCATTCGGGTGGTTTATCCCGCATGTGTACATCGGTCCGATCATGATATTCGGTCCGACATTGTATCGGTTTTTTGTATACAACAATATTTATTATGCCGTCACGAATAAAAGGGTAATCCTGGAAGGCGGATTGGTCGGCCGCGATCTTAAATCCATTGACTTCGATCAGATCACGGATGTCTCGGTCAATGTTGATTTCTTCGACAAAATCTTCAACCAGAATACGGGCTCGATTCTCGTGATGACGCCGGGTGCATTCAGACAAACCAAAAACGGTGCCGTGCCGCATCCGCATGAGATGGACAGCATTCATGATCCGTATGCTCTGTTTAAAAAACTCAAGGAACTCTCTCACAGTGTCAAAACGGATATCAATTACCCGAACGCGATGAGACCGGCTGAGAACCCCGGATACAACACGGCCGTTACGGTCAATCCGTTTGAACAAAAACCTGATGGAACAACAACCAACTGA